One window of Bacteroidota bacterium genomic DNA carries:
- a CDS encoding T9SS type A sorting domain-containing protein: MKIRIFVLLLLSIGFVKAQTSYQALFLGNSYTGVNDLPSIVQSLTLAGGDTLYKDVNAPGGYTFQGHSTNGASLGMIRSRAWDFVVLQEQSQLPSFPQGQVQNDVYPYAAILNDSIKANDSCTVTVFYMTWGRKYGDASNCGFWPPVCTYAGMQAELRRSYLNLANQNNALVAPCGSAWWESILRDSTLELYSPDQSHPSYAGSYLNGCVFYATMYRRSPVGLNFYGGLDTVTAAFLQQVAHDVVFDSLATWRIGLDDANAAFTFSANTNGTTTFTNSSLNATSFQWTFGDGNSDSTANPIHTYSTSGLFPVTLIATNGCTTDTLVDTVEIVLVSRAEPVSSAITISPNPSRGIFNITANVGANQVIQLDVLDVNGKRIRQENISTIDGNLQLQLNLEALPKGIYLLSLSGSEGVLETQRIVIQ; the protein is encoded by the coding sequence ATGAAAATCAGAATCTTCGTCTTGCTGCTGCTTTCGATTGGATTCGTGAAGGCGCAGACCTCGTACCAAGCCTTGTTTTTGGGAAACAGCTATACGGGAGTCAATGACCTGCCGAGCATCGTCCAGAGCCTGACTTTGGCGGGTGGCGATACGCTTTACAAGGACGTGAATGCGCCGGGCGGATATACATTTCAAGGCCATAGCACCAATGGGGCTTCACTCGGAATGATCCGTTCAAGGGCATGGGATTTTGTTGTACTGCAAGAGCAAAGTCAACTCCCCAGTTTTCCGCAGGGGCAGGTCCAAAACGATGTGTATCCCTACGCAGCCATTCTCAATGACAGCATCAAAGCCAATGACAGCTGCACCGTCACGGTCTTTTACATGACTTGGGGCCGCAAATACGGTGATGCCAGCAATTGCGGATTCTGGCCACCGGTCTGCACCTACGCCGGAATGCAAGCGGAACTGCGCCGCAGTTACTTGAACTTGGCCAATCAAAACAACGCCTTGGTTGCGCCTTGCGGCAGTGCTTGGTGGGAATCCATCCTGCGCGACAGCACCCTCGAATTGTACAGCCCCGACCAAAGCCATCCGAGCTATGCCGGCAGTTATCTGAACGGCTGCGTGTTTTATGCGACCATGTACCGGCGCAGCCCGGTCGGTCTCAACTTCTACGGCGGACTCGATACCGTGACGGCGGCATTTTTGCAACAAGTTGCCCATGATGTCGTGTTTGACAGTTTGGCCACATGGCGCATCGGCTTGGACGACGCCAACGCAGCCTTCACCTTTTCCGCCAATACAAACGGAACGACCACGTTTACGAATTCCTCCCTCAATGCAACGAGCTTTCAATGGACATTTGGGGATGGCAATTCCGATTCGACGGCGAATCCAATTCATACCTATTCCACCTCGGGCTTGTTTCCGGTGACGTTGATCGCCACCAACGGCTGCACGACCGACACCTTGGTAGATACCGTGGAAATTGTGTTGGTGTCCCGGGCCGAACCAGTATCTTCAGCGATCACGATTTCTCCCAATCCAAGCCGCGGAATTTTTAACATCACGGCGAATGTCGGCGCAAATCAGGTGATTCAACTCGACGTCCTCGATGTAAATGGAAAACGCATCCGTCAGGAGAACATTTCAACCATCGACGGAAACTTACAGCTGCAATTGAACCTTGAGGCTTTGCCCAAGGGCATCTACCTGCTTTCACTCAGCGGATCGGAAGGTGTGTTGGAGACGCAGCGGATTGTGATCCAATAA
- a CDS encoding PKD domain-containing protein → MKKRFTLSLFSLLMLCFSGIFAASGGPDAYGYVWRDSNEPNGPTVNWMDTTSMWTRVQNLADDNSMGPFNMFWDFHFYWGDYRNIKIGSNGWVAFDNVSNLASCFPNIPTSGGAGDNFVAPLMSDLTFTSSFPGFPNIGKCYYWSNLKDSTVISYYNVPFWQSGTPDWYGSNTFQILLDGTDSSITFTYKTMNPSFTFGCGTDVVIGIENSTGAVGLQCFTQTMPASLYAIKFKYPPVPLLAVRDLAPLWNQNNKNAGEFFPTGLIPTLQSHVKNVGNTAFTTNSTVNGTLRNMGMAPVYTASRTMPNWAAGLDTTLIFTPQAVVNTAGQYYWEVTSNNAADMNNGNNINTSEIELVNLLGPTATLTYTTGGGNTMAWGWNGGGTDDGVGVYMYPPVHPASIQNVQVFIAAASFSGYIISIFDDSGPNGAPGALLRTDTIPFSSVTVGNWNTINYTIPVNVGSGGFYVAWMMGGADIFLGTENVGPISRRTYEILGGQWSGFRDNNLREAMVRVVIGNYPCAISSGFTYSSNFATVNFTNQSQGGTTYSWNFGDGGTSTQLSPSHTYSTFGTYNVCLISTNTCGSDTFCMPITISCPTPASNFTFIRNGFSVAFTDGTGGSPNSWSWNFGDGGTSTLQNPNHTYANAGTYNVCLISTNPCGSDTFCQSLIVCNVPVANFGFTTSGLSATFNNTSTNGTTYFWNFGDGVNSTQQNPTHGYAAAGTYNACLITSNACYSDTFCTQVTICPLPVVNFNFTSAQFAYNFTDITPGGNTAWSWSFGDGGTSTQQNPSHTYAANGTYQVCLTVTNSCGQDSSCQSLTVNVVSVQDALQNSLELWPNPAGNLLNVRLAMTGTAGLTLRIHDMAGRVTYQQEIAATATVWASALDISNLASGMYMLELEGDEIQVLRRFVKE, encoded by the coding sequence ATGAAAAAACGGTTTACCTTATCCCTCTTCTCGCTTTTGATGCTTTGCTTTTCAGGGATTTTTGCCGCCTCAGGCGGACCTGATGCCTACGGTTATGTTTGGCGGGATTCCAATGAACCCAATGGCCCGACGGTGAATTGGATGGACACTACCTCGATGTGGACGCGCGTCCAAAACCTTGCCGACGACAACAGCATGGGGCCATTCAACATGTTTTGGGACTTTCACTTTTATTGGGGCGACTACCGCAACATCAAAATCGGCTCCAATGGTTGGGTTGCCTTTGACAATGTCAGCAACCTTGCGAGCTGCTTCCCCAATATCCCGACATCGGGCGGCGCAGGCGACAACTTTGTTGCACCACTGATGAGCGACTTGACTTTCACCTCTTCCTTCCCTGGATTTCCCAATATCGGCAAATGCTATTATTGGAGCAATTTGAAGGATTCGACAGTGATCAGCTATTACAACGTACCCTTTTGGCAGTCGGGAACGCCAGATTGGTACGGCTCCAACACCTTTCAAATTTTGCTGGACGGCACCGACAGCTCGATCACATTCACATACAAAACGATGAATCCATCCTTCACTTTTGGATGTGGCACAGACGTAGTGATCGGCATTGAAAACAGTACGGGTGCCGTTGGTCTTCAGTGTTTCACCCAAACCATGCCCGCAAGCCTCTACGCGATCAAGTTCAAATACCCACCCGTGCCATTGCTGGCCGTGAGAGACTTGGCGCCACTTTGGAACCAAAACAACAAAAACGCTGGCGAATTTTTTCCCACCGGACTTATTCCGACGCTGCAATCGCATGTAAAAAATGTCGGCAACACAGCCTTCACAACCAATAGCACGGTAAATGGCACACTACGCAACATGGGCATGGCTCCTGTTTACACGGCCTCCCGCACCATGCCGAATTGGGCAGCAGGTCTGGACACTACCCTCATCTTCACGCCGCAGGCCGTTGTCAATACAGCGGGACAATACTATTGGGAGGTAACGAGCAACAATGCCGCTGACATGAACAACGGCAACAACATCAATACCTCCGAAATCGAACTGGTGAACCTGCTCGGTCCGACGGCGACGCTCACCTACACGACCGGCGGTGGCAACACCATGGCTTGGGGTTGGAACGGCGGCGGCACGGATGATGGCGTGGGCGTGTACATGTACCCGCCCGTACACCCGGCTTCCATCCAGAATGTGCAGGTATTTATTGCTGCGGCAAGCTTCTCGGGCTATATCATTTCCATTTTTGACGATTCAGGTCCCAACGGTGCACCCGGTGCTTTGCTGCGTACGGATACCATCCCCTTTTCCAGCGTGACCGTTGGTAACTGGAACACCATCAACTACACCATCCCCGTCAACGTCGGTTCGGGTGGCTTCTACGTCGCTTGGATGATGGGCGGGGCTGATATTTTCCTTGGAACAGAAAACGTGGGACCAATTTCCCGTCGTACGTACGAAATTCTTGGAGGACAATGGTCCGGCTTCCGCGACAACAACTTGCGCGAGGCCATGGTCCGTGTCGTGATTGGCAACTATCCTTGTGCGATCAGCTCGGGCTTTACGTACAGCAGCAACTTCGCCACAGTCAACTTCACCAACCAAAGCCAAGGCGGTACCACCTACAGCTGGAATTTCGGCGACGGCGGAACGAGTACGCAGTTGAGCCCCTCGCATACGTATTCAACATTTGGCACCTATAATGTATGCCTGATCAGCACCAATACCTGCGGATCGGATACCTTCTGCATGCCGATCACCATCAGTTGCCCGACGCCGGCTTCCAACTTCACCTTCATCCGGAATGGATTCAGCGTTGCTTTTACGGATGGAACCGGTGGTAGTCCAAACAGCTGGTCCTGGAATTTTGGTGATGGAGGGACAAGCACCTTGCAGAATCCCAACCATACCTATGCCAATGCCGGCACGTACAACGTCTGCCTCATCAGCACCAATCCTTGCGGCTCAGATACCTTTTGCCAATCGCTCATCGTTTGCAACGTCCCCGTCGCAAATTTTGGCTTCACCACAAGCGGACTTTCCGCCACGTTTAACAATACTTCCACGAATGGCACGACCTACTTTTGGAATTTTGGCGATGGGGTCAATAGCACGCAGCAAAATCCGACACATGGATATGCGGCAGCAGGGACGTACAACGCTTGTTTGATCACTTCGAATGCCTGCTACAGCGACACTTTCTGCACGCAGGTCACGATTTGCCCGCTACCCGTGGTCAATTTCAACTTCACGAGTGCCCAATTTGCCTACAACTTCACCGACATCACACCCGGCGGCAATACCGCGTGGTCATGGTCGTTTGGTGATGGTGGAACGAGTACGCAGCAGAATCCCAGCCACACCTACGCGGCCAACGGAACTTATCAGGTTTGCTTGACAGTCACCAACAGTTGCGGCCAGGATTCCTCCTGCCAAAGCCTGACCGTCAACGTAGTGTCTGTGCAGGATGCGCTCCAAAACAGCCTCGAACTCTGGCCGAATCCAGCTGGAAATTTGCTCAACGTGCGCCTCGCAATGACTGGAACGGCCGGCCTCACCCTCCGCATCCATGACATGGCGGGCAGGGTCACCTACCAACAGGAAATTGCAGCAACGGCAACGGTTTGGGCCTCCGCATTGGACATTTCGAATCTTGCTTCCGGCATGTACATGCTCGAACTTGAAGGAGATGAAATCCAAGTCTTGCGCAGATTTGTGAAAGAATAA
- a CDS encoding acyl-CoA thioesterase: MKESITAIKVRGYHADLYGHVNNARYLELLEEARWNHFENSVDSEEFKRNGWAFVLVNININYRKPALPGDVLYIHTSYKTHGSRSMTMHQRCLLNGTDAVAADADITFVVLDSKTGKVVPLEGRLLEMLSPAS; the protein is encoded by the coding sequence ATGAAAGAGAGCATTACCGCAATCAAGGTGCGTGGCTACCACGCCGATTTGTATGGCCATGTCAACAATGCGCGTTATTTGGAACTTCTGGAGGAGGCCCGATGGAATCATTTTGAAAATTCCGTGGACTCCGAGGAGTTCAAGCGCAATGGTTGGGCATTTGTGTTGGTCAATATCAACATCAACTACCGGAAGCCTGCCTTGCCGGGCGATGTGCTGTATATCCACACGAGCTACAAGACACATGGGAGCCGCAGCATGACCATGCATCAACGGTGCTTACTGAATGGAACCGATGCTGTTGCAGCCGATGCCGACATCACATTTGTGGTTCTGGACTCCAAAACGGGCAAGGTTGTACCCTTGGAAGGCCGCCTTTTGGAAATGCTTTCGCCTGCTTCCTAG
- a CDS encoding T9SS type A sorting domain-containing protein, with protein sequence MRKVFFVTLFLGLFSNGFSQSFLVLPSDSVFTSMDPNTPEDLFIYFENISSQPISLDYQEVFASIPVGWQATICDPNLCFAMPHPQGAVWQFSQGDSSFLKITVYPNGIPGFGLFCYDLTDTVAGYTTSICLSFDARMAANMMQTEENDLQIFPNPTHSTIQLVANGKKLNKGVAEIINVHGLVVKRVEIVASANQELNVSDVPVGIYQLVYTTDSGTLSRKVVVAR encoded by the coding sequence ATGAGAAAGGTCTTCTTTGTCACCTTGTTTCTTGGCTTGTTCTCGAATGGGTTTTCGCAGTCTTTCTTGGTGCTTCCTTCGGATTCCGTATTCACATCCATGGATCCGAATACACCAGAAGACCTGTTCATATACTTCGAAAACATTTCTAGCCAACCGATTAGTTTGGATTACCAAGAAGTCTTCGCAAGTATCCCCGTCGGTTGGCAAGCCACGATTTGCGACCCCAACCTTTGTTTTGCGATGCCCCATCCGCAAGGGGCCGTTTGGCAATTTTCCCAAGGGGACTCAAGCTTTCTCAAGATCACGGTCTACCCCAATGGGATTCCGGGGTTTGGTCTTTTTTGCTATGACTTGACCGATACGGTTGCGGGATACACAACAAGTATTTGTTTGAGTTTCGATGCAAGAATGGCCGCCAACATGATGCAAACGGAGGAGAATGACCTGCAAATCTTCCCCAACCCAACCCATTCCACGATCCAACTTGTCGCAAATGGAAAGAAATTGAATAAGGGCGTGGCGGAAATCATCAATGTTCATGGCTTGGTTGTAAAAAGAGTCGAAATCGTTGCATCTGCCAACCAAGAACTCAATGTTTCAGATGTACCAGTCGGTATCTATCAACTGGTCTATACCACGGATTCCGGAACGCTATCTCGCAAGGTGGTCGTCGCGCGATGA
- a CDS encoding DUF255 domain-containing protein, producing the protein MKSFFTALLLTLAVATSVKADIQFQHGPWQEILAQAGKENKLIFVDAYTSWCGPCKWMAANTFTNDEVATFFNANFINAKIDMEKGEGPDIADKYNVRAYPTLLFVSASGELVHFAIGALDAAQFLELGKNVLDPNFASLAKMKKQFAAGETDRKFLSTYILALKEVGESTEEALNKFRPGMTDAALLEEENWVVFNALFNKLDSEQAKYFLGHLSDFAKKYGDDQVYYKALNMYSNGMIKAIYTGGTQEDYDAGKKILLNSGVKGAAYRALSYDLEWFKRQGDWDNYSKTAIEFVKQTPDIDPSGLNNLAWSFYEGVDDQKMLKTALKWITKACEEEPGYASLDTKAMLLHKLGRKDDAIEVAREAIEAAKISGEPYEATQEALDLWLAE; encoded by the coding sequence ATGAAAAGTTTCTTCACAGCCTTGTTGCTCACACTTGCCGTCGCGACGTCAGTGAAAGCCGACATTCAATTTCAGCATGGTCCTTGGCAAGAGATTCTCGCCCAAGCCGGCAAGGAAAACAAGTTGATTTTTGTGGATGCCTACACATCTTGGTGCGGACCCTGCAAATGGATGGCAGCCAATACCTTCACCAACGATGAAGTCGCCACCTTTTTCAATGCCAACTTCATCAACGCCAAGATCGACATGGAAAAGGGCGAAGGTCCCGACATCGCCGACAAATACAACGTCAGAGCCTATCCGACCTTGCTGTTTGTGAGTGCCTCTGGCGAATTGGTGCACTTTGCCATCGGCGCCCTTGATGCCGCGCAATTCCTGGAACTCGGCAAAAACGTGCTCGATCCCAATTTTGCCTCCTTGGCCAAAATGAAAAAGCAATTCGCGGCTGGAGAAACCGATCGCAAGTTTCTCTCGACTTATATCCTTGCCCTCAAGGAAGTCGGCGAAAGCACGGAGGAAGCCCTCAACAAATTTCGCCCCGGAATGACGGATGCAGCCCTGCTTGAAGAGGAAAATTGGGTGGTATTCAATGCCCTGTTCAACAAATTGGATTCCGAGCAGGCCAAGTATTTTCTCGGTCACCTTTCCGACTTCGCCAAGAAGTACGGCGATGATCAAGTCTATTACAAGGCTTTGAACATGTACAGCAATGGAATGATCAAGGCGATCTATACCGGCGGAACCCAAGAAGACTACGACGCCGGCAAGAAAATTTTGCTCAATTCCGGTGTCAAGGGTGCCGCCTACCGCGCCTTGAGTTATGACCTCGAATGGTTCAAACGCCAAGGCGATTGGGACAATTATTCCAAGACAGCCATCGAATTTGTCAAACAAACACCTGATATCGATCCGTCGGGCTTAAACAATCTGGCTTGGTCTTTCTACGAAGGTGTGGACGATCAAAAAATGCTCAAAACGGCACTCAAATGGATCACCAAGGCCTGTGAAGAAGAGCCCGGCTACGCGAGCCTCGACACCAAAGCCATGCTCCTCCACAAGTTGGGACGCAAGGACGACGCCATCGAAGTCGCGAGGGAAGCAATCGAAGCCGCAAAAATCAGCGGCGAGCCGTACGAGGCAACGCAAGAGGCCTTGGACTTGTGGTTGGCCGAATAA
- a CDS encoding T9SS type A sorting domain-containing protein, which translates to MRKLYFFAMLLGLGVMANAQSFTVRPSNVKDTTLDARASVDSYIYFDNAFQSPLTLTWEETNRSYPQGWLMTICDNFLCYSIPHAFDTMSTVGTGEYGFLKVTCTPLEITGTGTVSYHVWDANNPLYTTNVTFNFNVTGGVSVTMDQPEERFTVTPTPAHDVLHLSARNGQLEKGTVRLFDLKGQLILNETVNAVQQMEFDVHSLTPGMYLLRYESKAGTMNQKVVVTH; encoded by the coding sequence ATGAGAAAACTATACTTCTTCGCAATGTTGCTGGGCTTGGGCGTGATGGCCAATGCACAGTCCTTTACGGTTCGTCCTTCCAATGTCAAGGATACTACGCTGGATGCCCGCGCCTCGGTAGATTCCTATATCTACTTTGACAATGCCTTCCAGTCTCCATTGACTTTGACTTGGGAAGAAACCAATCGCAGCTATCCACAAGGATGGTTGATGACCATCTGTGACAACTTCCTTTGCTACAGTATTCCTCATGCCTTCGATACGATGTCCACAGTTGGCACGGGCGAATATGGCTTTTTGAAAGTCACATGCACCCCGCTTGAAATCACAGGGACAGGCACAGTTTCCTACCATGTCTGGGATGCCAACAACCCGCTTTATACCACCAACGTGACCTTCAACTTCAATGTCACCGGTGGGGTGAGCGTTACCATGGATCAGCCTGAGGAGCGCTTCACCGTTACTCCGACCCCTGCACACGACGTATTGCACCTGAGCGCCCGCAACGGCCAACTCGAAAAAGGCACCGTCCGTTTGTTTGACCTCAAAGGCCAATTGATCTTGAATGAAACCGTGAATGCAGTACAGCAAATGGAATTCGACGTGCATTCGTTGACTCCCGGCATGTACTTGCTCCGCTACGAAAGCAAAGCCGGCACCATGAACCAGAAGGTCGTGGTCACGCACTGA
- a CDS encoding serine hydrolase, with translation MKRNWTVLAVFLVLIALLGGCKMVWRAVRYNVPSVTDYKLWQERPVTRAGTIHNFADGRALGIAPVTEWGLGKWYKPGMTTEDYMKKTGTVAFVVLRGDTLLYEYYGDDFADTSRFNVFSMTKAYMSTLTGIAVSEGKIKSIDQSISEYLPWCIDSAICKITIRDLLQMTSGLKSSEGYLNPWGTSTKMYYGDQIPKIMRDLEVRHPAGTRYFYQNVNSQLLGMIVRRAVGKPLGTYLSEKIWEPMGMEADAGWSIAEGTDDEKAFCCLNARARDFARFGLLVLNEGNWKGKQLIPRDWLKTIARIDTSRGANNRYHFNWFLTPEQDDFWAEGLLGQFTYVCPQTRTVIVRIGNTLDFKVPWYDSFKILAGLKEKPKPMEFAKRDLKPYAGEFVFGLSNFGDTTLAGKEAVFVPKRKGLKVKTNFQKTWYALPQNDSTFYHIGFGRMLTFHKDEQGKYTAMHWNRRGNIWVLGKRE, from the coding sequence GTGAAACGGAATTGGACGGTTTTGGCTGTGTTTTTGGTTTTGATTGCGCTGCTTGGCGGATGCAAAATGGTCTGGCGTGCGGTGCGGTACAATGTGCCCTCGGTGACCGACTACAAACTCTGGCAGGAGCGGCCCGTGACAAGGGCCGGCACGATTCACAACTTCGCCGACGGCAGAGCCTTGGGCATCGCCCCGGTCACCGAATGGGGCCTCGGCAAATGGTACAAACCTGGCATGACCACCGAGGACTACATGAAAAAAACGGGGACCGTAGCCTTTGTGGTGCTGCGCGGAGACACATTGTTATATGAGTACTACGGCGACGATTTTGCCGATACGAGCCGCTTCAACGTCTTCTCGATGACCAAAGCCTATATGAGCACCCTCACCGGCATCGCTGTCAGCGAAGGTAAGATCAAAAGCATTGACCAGAGCATCAGCGAGTATTTGCCTTGGTGCATCGACAGCGCCATCTGCAAAATCACCATTCGCGACCTGCTCCAAATGACCAGCGGACTCAAAAGCAGCGAAGGCTACCTGAATCCTTGGGGAACATCCACCAAGATGTACTACGGCGACCAGATTCCGAAAATCATGCGGGATTTGGAAGTGCGGCATCCTGCAGGCACGCGGTATTTTTATCAGAATGTCAATTCGCAGTTGCTCGGAATGATCGTGCGCCGTGCGGTCGGGAAACCATTGGGGACCTACCTCAGTGAAAAAATCTGGGAACCGATGGGAATGGAAGCCGATGCCGGATGGAGTATTGCCGAAGGAACCGACGACGAAAAGGCCTTCTGCTGCCTCAATGCCCGCGCCCGTGACTTTGCACGATTCGGATTGCTGGTCTTGAACGAAGGCAATTGGAAAGGCAAGCAGTTGATTCCGCGAGATTGGCTGAAAACCATTGCCCGCATCGACACTTCCCGCGGCGCCAACAACCGCTATCATTTCAATTGGTTCCTGACCCCGGAGCAGGACGACTTCTGGGCCGAAGGGCTCCTCGGGCAATTCACCTATGTCTGCCCGCAAACCCGGACCGTGATCGTACGCATCGGCAACACGCTGGATTTCAAAGTTCCCTGGTACGATAGCTTTAAGATTCTCGCCGGATTGAAGGAAAAACCGAAGCCGATGGAATTTGCCAAGCGCGATCTCAAGCCTTATGCCGGCGAATTTGTTTTTGGCCTGAGCAACTTCGGAGATACGACCTTGGCGGGAAAGGAAGCTGTATTCGTGCCCAAACGCAAGGGACTCAAGGTCAAAACGAATTTCCAGAAGACCTGGTACGCCCTTCCGCAGAATGATTCAACCTTTTACCATATTGGATTCGGGAGGATGCTCACCTTTCACAAAGACGAGCAAGGGAAATATACCGCGATGCACTGGAACCGGCGCGGCAACATCTGGGTGCTCGGCAAAAGGGAATGA
- a CDS encoding thioredoxin family protein — protein MKKLLVLLCLLAGMQFAVAASEIQFEQSAFTEVLAKAKSENKLVFLDAYTSWCGPCKWMAKNAFTDPDVATYFNDHFVNLTVDMEKGEGVELAKQFAINAYPTLLFLDGTGKVVHVTVGARAAADLLQLGKDVVEGRALSIADLEKQFAEGERNPKFLHDYILALARAGKAYDAPLEAYMPSMRGAALLNEDAWEIFIMLFQRHDSEFATYFLLHRQAFEERYGHDLVQNKALSLYEYAVYQICESKDKSRLKQLKKEMILAEFDSIKTVLLQVDLQWFQTVEDWKHYAKTVEKLGEAGRNDTYNLNNAAWLFYEKVDNKRLLDVANEWITESVRLEKSSVNLDTQAMLLYKLGQKEAAIAAAKESIDMGKATGEDVSETEKALAEWQK, from the coding sequence ATGAAAAAGCTACTGGTACTCTTGTGCCTTCTCGCAGGCATGCAATTCGCTGTTGCTGCATCGGAAATCCAATTCGAGCAGTCGGCATTCACCGAAGTATTGGCCAAGGCCAAGTCGGAAAACAAATTGGTTTTTCTGGATGCGTACACATCATGGTGTGGGCCCTGCAAGTGGATGGCCAAAAACGCATTCACGGACCCTGATGTTGCCACCTATTTCAACGACCACTTCGTGAACCTCACGGTGGACATGGAAAAAGGCGAAGGCGTAGAATTGGCCAAACAATTTGCCATCAATGCCTATCCGACCTTGCTTTTCCTTGACGGTACTGGCAAAGTGGTCCATGTAACAGTTGGCGCTCGCGCTGCTGCCGATTTGCTGCAATTGGGTAAGGATGTCGTCGAAGGTAGAGCGCTCAGCATTGCCGACCTTGAAAAGCAATTCGCGGAGGGAGAACGCAATCCCAAGTTTCTCCATGACTATATCCTCGCGTTGGCGCGCGCTGGCAAGGCCTATGACGCACCCTTGGAAGCCTATATGCCTTCTATGCGCGGGGCTGCATTGCTCAACGAAGATGCTTGGGAGATTTTCATCATGCTGTTTCAGCGTCACGACTCCGAATTTGCAACCTACTTTCTACTTCATCGTCAGGCATTTGAGGAAAGATACGGTCATGACTTGGTTCAAAACAAAGCGCTTAGCCTTTACGAATATGCAGTGTATCAAATTTGCGAGTCCAAGGACAAATCTCGGCTTAAGCAGCTCAAAAAGGAAATGATTCTCGCCGAATTTGACAGCATCAAAACGGTATTGCTCCAAGTGGATTTGCAGTGGTTTCAAACCGTTGAGGATTGGAAACACTACGCCAAAACCGTGGAAAAATTGGGCGAAGCGGGTAGAAATGACACATACAATCTGAACAACGCTGCTTGGCTGTTCTACGAAAAGGTGGACAACAAACGCTTGCTTGACGTGGCGAACGAATGGATCACAGAATCGGTTCGCCTTGAAAAAAGCTCGGTGAACCTGGATACGCAAGCAATGTTGTTGTACAAACTCGGTCAAAAAGAAGCGGCCATTGCTGCTGCGAAGGAATCCATTGACATGGGCAAAGCCACTGGCGAGGACGTCTCTGAAACCGAGAAGGCCTTGGCCGAATGGCAGAAATAG
- a CDS encoding metallophosphoesterase family protein, which translates to MLIGLISDTHGLLRPEAEKALSKAEVILHAGDIGGAEILERLSAIAPVFAVRGNNDDPSEWPALPETHSAVWEGVSIFMLHDIEFFRPAKLEVMPQLVIFGHSHKPAAYEKQDIHFMNPGAAGRKRFSLPISVAMLEVNAGKWNVEFINLLDERPLP; encoded by the coding sequence ATGTTGATCGGATTGATTTCAGATACGCACGGCTTGCTTCGTCCCGAGGCGGAGAAGGCGCTTTCCAAAGCTGAGGTCATCCTCCATGCGGGCGACATTGGTGGCGCGGAGATTTTGGAGCGGCTCAGTGCCATTGCACCCGTATTTGCCGTGCGGGGCAACAACGACGATCCTTCTGAATGGCCTGCCCTGCCCGAAACGCACTCGGCAGTTTGGGAAGGCGTGTCGATCTTCATGTTGCACGACATCGAATTTTTTCGACCAGCCAAGTTGGAGGTGATGCCCCAATTGGTGATTTTCGGTCACTCCCACAAACCCGCAGCTTATGAAAAGCAGGACATCCATTTTATGAATCCCGGCGCAGCCGGTCGCAAGCGCTTCTCTCTTCCGATTTCGGTGGCCATGCTGGAGGTGAATGCCGGGAAATGGAACGTGGAATTCATCAACCTGCTCGACGAGCGTCCCCTGCCATGA
- a CDS encoding rhomboid family intramembrane serine protease: MKITFNAPVVLGFTLAALTVHILSVTIWPGFNTNYFATRGQFDFNSVGDYFRIFSHILGHADWEHLLGNFTLVLLMGPIIEDKYGSKKLLLMILVTALATGAIYTLFWDSGLMGASGIVFMMILLGSLVNFSSGTIPLTFILVTILFLGREIYDSVAVDNNVANFAHILGGVCGMVFGFFLGKGGKSSASK, encoded by the coding sequence ATGAAAATCACCTTCAATGCACCGGTCGTGCTGGGATTTACCCTGGCAGCCCTCACCGTGCACATCTTGAGTGTCACCATTTGGCCGGGCTTCAATACCAACTATTTTGCAACCCGCGGCCAATTTGACTTCAACAGCGTCGGCGACTATTTCCGGATTTTCTCGCACATCCTCGGGCATGCCGACTGGGAGCACCTGCTCGGCAATTTCACCCTGGTCTTGTTGATGGGGCCGATCATCGAAGACAAATACGGCTCCAAAAAGCTGTTGTTGATGATCCTGGTCACCGCCTTGGCGACCGGCGCGATCTACACCCTCTTCTGGGATTCCGGATTGATGGGGGCAAGCGGCATTGTCTTCATGATGATTTTGCTCGGATCGTTGGTGAATTTCAGTAGCGGAACCATTCCATTGACTTTCATCTTGGTAACCATTCTCTTCCTGGGTCGGGAAATCTACGATTCCGTAGCAGTTGACAACAACGTCGCCAATTTTGCCCATATCCTCGGCGGAGTTTGCGGCATGGTCTTCGGATTTTTTCTGGGCAAGGGCGGAAAATCCTCCGCATCAAAATAG